CCTACGAGGCGGTTCTTATGATGAGCGTGTAAGCATCACTGACGTCCCTGTGACTGCCTATGGTATGGACAATGCAGCTCGAGGCTACCAGTTCTGGCTCAAAACAGAGGGCGTTAACCTGAAGAGTCTGTTCGAAACTTATATCGTCGAGGAGGACACCAAGCTCGATGAAGCCACTGAACCCTATGGTgaattggagaagaagaaagagaaagcgagtgaggtAGACGACTACGTCAAAGTATTGAAGGCAAAAATCAAAGTCCCATTGGATGATAAATATAAGTTATTCAAAGATTTCCTAGAAGAGGAGGCCAAGAAACTGAAATAGTGCTAACTTTTGTATTTTAGCTTTTTATGCCAAgttgttttttatatgattttatggagatgaatgattttattttccaaattacgtctatgggtatgtgggtatgcCTAGCTGTTTTGATATGATTTTATGGAAATgaatgattttattttccttgctgTGCTGGCTGCTTTGAAATGAGTATGAGTGTTCAGTCCAGCATGTCCAGTGATTCTCTGAAAAGGATGTtcagatttttattattgtccccCTCACCAAGCCCAGACCATCAAGTTCTAGGCATGGATATATGGCTGAACTAAGATGAACAAAATAATTTTAAGGTAAATACAGGATACCCATTACTGTTGTGGAGGCAGTGCAATGTCAacttgaagaagaggaagaacgataCATTCCTGTTATGGCAGTTGTTATGAATGTTTGTCTCGCACAGCAGATACAGTGAGCCATTCCTTACACATTCCTGTCGATTCCTTGTTGTCTTTTAGCAACTTAATTTTCTCAAATATTGTACTTAGCCTGTCAGGCATGGATATGTGTCACAAAATATATTCTCTTAGGAGGTGTGTATtgttatacaaacatatttaccaAATTATTA
Above is a window of Penaeus chinensis breed Huanghai No. 1 chromosome 26, ASM1920278v2, whole genome shotgun sequence DNA encoding:
- the LOC125039072 gene encoding uncharacterized protein LOC125039072 isoform X4, producing the protein MGNSSSSKIKVQPQKRGVPSGKEELEEWMAAENFSRLPAPRGQEAFFKFLRGGSYDERVSITDVPVTAYGMDNAARGYQFWLKTEGVNLKSLFETYIVEEDTKLDEATEPYGELEKKKEKASEVDDYVKVLKAKIKVPLDDKYKLFKDFLEEEAKKLK
- the LOC125039072 gene encoding uncharacterized protein LOC125039072 isoform X3 translates to MSVLKNLFRKDKVQPQKRGVPSGKEELEEWMAAENFSRLPAPRGQEAFFKFLRGGSYDERVSITDVPVTAYGMDNAARGYQFWLKTEGVNLKSLFETYIVEEDTKLDEATEPYGELEKKKEKASEVDDYVKVLKAKIKVPLDDKYKLFKDFLEEEAKKLK
- the LOC125039072 gene encoding uncharacterized protein LOC125039072 isoform X1; the encoded protein is MDLPDWCCRRASVSSQGSGSLPFWAAKVQPQKRGVPSGKEELEEWMAAENFSRLPAPRGQEAFFKFLRGGSYDERVSITDVPVTAYGMDNAARGYQFWLKTEGVNLKSLFETYIVEEDTKLDEATEPYGELEKKKEKASEVDDYVKVLKAKIKVPLDDKYKLFKDFLEEEAKKLK
- the LOC125039072 gene encoding uncharacterized protein LOC125039072 isoform X2, whose translation is MDCEALVPDADSEAGDEEMEVQPQKRGVPSGKEELEEWMAAENFSRLPAPRGQEAFFKFLRGGSYDERVSITDVPVTAYGMDNAARGYQFWLKTEGVNLKSLFETYIVEEDTKLDEATEPYGELEKKKEKASEVDDYVKVLKAKIKVPLDDKYKLFKDFLEEEAKKLK